One genomic region from Prunus persica cultivar Lovell chromosome G3, Prunus_persica_NCBIv2, whole genome shotgun sequence encodes:
- the LOC18783869 gene encoding multiprotein-bridging factor 1a, which yields MSGGPITQDWEPVVIRKKAPTAAAKKDEKAVNAARRSGAEIETLKKATAGTNKAASSSTTLNTRKLDEETENLAHERVPSELKKAIMQARMDKKLTQSQLAQIINEKPQVIQEYESGKAIPNQQVITKLERALGAKLRGKK from the exons ATGTCAGGAGGACCCATCACACAGGACTGGGAGCCCGTGGTTATCAGGAAGAAGGCACCCACCGCCGCCGCCAAGAAGGATGAGAAAGCTGTCAACGCTGCTCGCCGCTCTGGCGCTGAGATCGAAACCCTAAAGAAAG CTACTGCTGGGACCAATAAAGCTGCCTCCAGCAGCACTACCTTGAACACAAGGAAGCTCGATGAGGAAACAGAGAACCTTGCTC ATGAACGTGTGCCAAGTGAGCTGAAGAAAGCTATTATGCAAGCTCGAATGGATAAGAAGCTTACCCAGTCTCAGCTTGCTCAa ATTATCAATGAGAAGCCTCAAGTGATCCAAGAGTATGAATCTGGGAAGGCTATTCCAAATCAGCAGGTAATTACCAAGTTGGAGAGAGCTCTTGGAGCGAAACTGCGTGGAAAGAAATAA